A part of Yoonia rosea genomic DNA contains:
- the ccoO gene encoding cytochrome-c oxidase, cbb3-type subunit II produces MSDTPNTPAKGFLSKHAILERSPTLLLISSLLVVTVGGIVEIAPLFYLENTIEEVEGVRPYSPLELAGRDVYIREGCYVCHSQMIRPMRDEVERYGHYSLAAESMYDHPFQWGSKRTGPDLARVGGKYSDAWHLDHLIAPRSVVPESIMPGYAYLLDTPVNAEYTADLVSTHRFVGVPYTDEMIEVAAADVLAQADPDTDAYDDLLARYPGAQIRNFDGAPGVSEMDALIAYLQMLGTTVDFSTFTPDASR; encoded by the coding sequence ATGTCTGATACACCAAACACACCAGCCAAAGGCTTCCTTTCCAAACACGCGATCCTCGAACGCAGTCCAACGTTGCTTCTGATCTCCTCCCTGTTGGTGGTGACGGTGGGCGGGATCGTGGAAATCGCACCCCTCTTCTATCTTGAGAATACGATCGAAGAGGTAGAGGGGGTGCGACCCTATTCCCCGCTCGAACTGGCAGGGCGCGATGTCTACATCCGCGAGGGATGCTATGTATGCCACAGCCAGATGATCCGCCCCATGCGGGACGAGGTTGAACGCTACGGCCACTACTCGCTGGCGGCGGAATCCATGTATGACCATCCGTTCCAGTGGGGCTCCAAACGTACAGGGCCCGATCTGGCCCGTGTGGGTGGCAAATACTCGGATGCTTGGCACCTTGATCACTTGATCGCGCCACGCTCGGTGGTGCCGGAATCGATCATGCCGGGCTATGCCTACCTGCTCGATACGCCGGTGAACGCGGAATACACTGCCGATCTTGTGTCGACCCACCGGTTTGTTGGTGTGCCCTACACCGATGAAATGATCGAAGTGGCCGCTGCAGACGTCTTGGCGCAGGCCGATCCGGATACTGATGCCTATGACGATCTGCTCGCACGCTATCCGGGGGCGCAAATCCGCAACTTCGACGGCGCGCCCGGTGTGTCCGAAATGGATGCGCTCATTGCCTATCTGCAAATGCTGGGCACAACGGTCGATTTCTCGACCTTCACCCCTGACGCAAGCCGCTAA
- the ccoN gene encoding cytochrome-c oxidase, cbb3-type subunit I: MGNYIKLIALGSITLFAALAANWGRDIAYIVHALIIMGVAAFMFVRVLRQMEAPVYGTPDGYMDDVVRAGVIATGFWGVVGFLVGVVIAFQLAFPALNFEVLQPYGNFGRLRPLHTSAVIFAFGGNALIMSSFYIVQRTCGARLWGGNLAWFVFWGYNLFIVLAATGYLLGATQSKEYAEPEWYVDIWLTVVWLAFLAVFMGTIFKRVEKHIYVANWFLLSFIITVAMLHVVNNLSIPVSIWGSKSVQVFSGVQDAMTQWWYGHNAVGFFLTAGFLGMMYYFVPKQAGRPVFSYKLSIIHFWALIFLYIWAGPHHLHYTALPDWASTLGMVFSIILWMPSWGGMINGLMTLQGAWDKLRTDPIIRMMVISLAFYGMSTFEGPMMSIRAVNSLSHYTDWTIGHVHSGALGWNGMITFSALYFLTPKLWGRAQMYSMSAINWHFWLATIGIILYAASMWVTGIMEGLMWREVDANGFLVNSFADTVSAKFPMYVVRGLGGVLYLSGALIMAWNMFMTIRGGAKVHAPVGVPAE; encoded by the coding sequence ATGGGGAACTATATAAAGTTGATAGCATTGGGGAGCATCACTCTCTTCGCTGCTCTCGCTGCAAACTGGGGGCGTGATATTGCGTATATCGTCCATGCGCTCATCATCATGGGCGTTGCGGCCTTTATGTTTGTGCGCGTATTGCGGCAGATGGAAGCGCCGGTTTACGGCACGCCAGACGGCTATATGGACGATGTCGTCCGCGCTGGCGTGATCGCGACCGGTTTTTGGGGTGTCGTTGGGTTTCTGGTGGGCGTGGTCATTGCCTTCCAACTGGCCTTTCCGGCCCTCAACTTCGAGGTGCTGCAACCCTACGGCAACTTTGGACGGCTGCGCCCGCTGCACACCAGTGCGGTGATTTTTGCGTTCGGGGGCAACGCCCTGATCATGTCGTCTTTCTACATCGTGCAACGGACCTGCGGCGCACGTCTGTGGGGTGGCAATCTCGCATGGTTTGTTTTCTGGGGTTACAACCTCTTTATCGTTCTGGCGGCGACCGGCTATCTGCTCGGCGCGACCCAATCGAAAGAATATGCCGAGCCTGAATGGTACGTCGATATATGGCTGACTGTGGTCTGGCTAGCGTTTCTGGCGGTCTTTATGGGCACGATCTTCAAACGGGTCGAAAAGCACATCTATGTCGCCAACTGGTTCCTACTGAGCTTTATCATTACCGTGGCGATGCTGCATGTGGTCAACAACCTCAGCATCCCCGTCAGCATCTGGGGCAGCAAATCCGTGCAGGTCTTCTCGGGCGTGCAGGATGCGATGACGCAGTGGTGGTATGGCCACAACGCGGTAGGCTTCTTCCTGACGGCGGGCTTCTTGGGGATGATGTACTATTTTGTGCCCAAGCAGGCCGGACGTCCGGTGTTTTCCTACAAGCTGTCGATCATCCACTTCTGGGCGCTGATCTTCCTGTATATCTGGGCGGGTCCACACCACCTGCACTACACAGCGCTGCCTGACTGGGCGTCAACATTGGGCATGGTCTTTTCGATCATCCTGTGGATGCCAAGCTGGGGTGGGATGATCAACGGCCTGATGACGCTGCAAGGCGCGTGGGACAAGCTGCGCACCGATCCGATTATCCGGATGATGGTGATCAGCCTTGCCTTCTACGGTATGTCCACATTCGAAGGCCCGATGATGTCGATCCGTGCGGTCAACAGCCTGTCACACTACACAGACTGGACCATCGGTCACGTGCATTCCGGTGCGCTGGGCTGGAACGGGATGATCACATTCTCTGCACTCTACTTCCTGACACCAAAACTCTGGGGGCGTGCACAGATGTATTCCATGTCCGCAATCAACTGGCACTTCTGGTTGGCCACAATCGGCATCATCCTTTACGCGGCCTCGATGTGGGTCACCGGGATCATGGAAGGCCTGATGTGGCGCGAAGTCGATGCAAACGGGTTCCTTGTGAACAGCTTTGCCGACACCGTTTCCGCCAAGTTCCCGATGTATGTGGTCCGTGGCCTGGGCGGGGTTCTGTACCTCTCAGGCGCGCTGATCATGGCGTGGAACATGTTCATGACCATCCGTGGCGGGGCGAAAGTCCACGCACCGGTTGGCGTGCCAGCAGAATAA
- a CDS encoding cbb3-type cytochrome oxidase subunit 3, with the protein MENTSLLSQMAENWMLLAMFTLFIGAILWALRPGTRALHRDTANIPFRNEDRPGSSETEELQK; encoded by the coding sequence ATGGAAAACACATCTCTTCTGAGCCAGATGGCCGAAAACTGGATGCTGCTGGCAATGTTCACGCTGTTCATTGGCGCAATCCTCTGGGCTCTGCGCCCCGGGACCCGTGCCTTGCACCGCGACACCGCCAACATCCCTTTCCGAAACGAGGACCGCCCCGGTTCTTCCGAGACTGAGGAGCTGCAGAAATGA